One genomic window of Vespula pensylvanica isolate Volc-1 chromosome 12, ASM1446617v1, whole genome shotgun sequence includes the following:
- the LOC122633319 gene encoding helicase domino isoform X3, producing MIMSHVMSDKQSAPILPPLSGGGGNNGGNNGGATQQTVSLQQVLATAQGLNVLTTGGGQQFVITSQVSGLTQVVTSSATTSTNVQQVGVTRIVNISNTPPRVSTVGVPGASGSPLTSPSRQTPTKVVLATSPKLVRTSMGNMFIAPTSQVSMQSPPARKRLKLTESTEKITATADDAMGYRRRIMEHKMKRMRAIREKYAENASELFFLHAGGNMMDFQAWRKRPPTSQYLHFLRQHRLDTEDNNEDLSVPLPSIPEISLPPVTSASTTVPTNQSAEVKISGVGVTPVAVSTTLPAAVAQLSQQGGTPIVPEIPKHTTPASPVTEKTPITPVVTKAPSPSRSTSQPVVKLMKLPTSSVVSNDITNNQEQIVEKAKQEAYVMQRIAELQREGLWSERRLPKVQEPARTKAHWDYLLEEMVWLAADFAQERKWKKAAAKKCARMVQKHFQEKAIQAQKAEKSQELRLKKIASFVAKEIKTFWANVEKLVEYKQQTRLEEKRKKALDQHLNFIVGQTEKYSTWLTEGLNKTDGSQSIPASINSSRISSPVPIGKSHSDEEFQPNQSSDDDEETIAKAEEEMKSTVDQKEEIELLKKESEMPLEDLLKDLPPNYLEERNKSLSPSGKEVEETENEKTADGDTDFVAASDESTDEEDTILEQEKLEENTDHKQELDDLKAENEMSIDELMAKYGNMSNVPMDVDEDDAQDSDKETDQEKTQENEEQASSSESESEESDEAGEDSQIHSDTETDVGLKSLLEDPSTEKSCDNKISETDHVDAHNEMDNVAALAESIQPKGNTLLTTCVVTKIPFLLKHSLREYQHIGLDWLVTMYDRKLNGILADEMGLGKTIQTIALLAHLACEKGNWGPHLIIVPTSVMLNWEMECKKWCPGFKILTYYGTQKERKQKRTGWTKPNAFHICITSYKLVIQDHQSFRRKKWKYLILDEAQNIKNFKSQRWQLLLNFQTQRRLLLTGTPLQNNLMELWSLMHFLMPNVFQSHREFKEWFSNPVTGMIEGNSEYNENIIRRLHKVLRPFLLRRLKTEVEKQLPKKYEHVVMCRLSKRQRYLYDDFMSRAKTKETLASGNLLSVINVLMQLRKVCNHPNLFEVRPTVSPFQMEAIEFITASLVWNALDYDPFKHVDLSTLNLLLIDLEFTLAAFGAHRIKRLQTPVKLIEEIDSQSDPPPRCPSGKIKINVRLSNQVKQSSTPQPAQTKVKNLAGILPTPRVGTSPLIKSLNNQSTPGQGVTLRVAGGQQLQGYSVQLVQHQGSVKAIPVGTLAHNSQSTTITSTTASMNAQRITVGNANIRDGLQRLATQTVTVKQGDSVQRIPVPGFAQLVQTSTGRHIILTSNQQNTNTVSFPVMTPSGQRLTVLSKSLMGLSTSATTVNKVVGGVVTTTSGTSGRPVMRVPPLNVAASQGQSTAGNGQTAHQQTLRCGIITRHAQKESEKAQAKEQPKSEFHLPQLEEDRKQRRQAKLRLLANINERRCAACPLYGEDLFTALRIGKPSTACRWHNGLVHCETAKIPIRTRKQFFSCTEALAEAIRSTEQIVEELKEIFERFVVYVPAVRAPVPRFHVSHPPPHKLWSQRRMQIELQHELSPKMQLFHPVTSSMITQFPEPRLIQYDCGKLQSLDLLLRKLKSENHRVLIFTQMTRMLDVLEAFLNFHGHIYLRLDGTTRVDQRQVLMERFNGDKRIFCFILSTRSGGVGVNLTGADTVIFYDSDWNPTMDAQAQDRCHRIGQTRDVHIYRLVSEKTVEENILKKANQKRLLGDLAIEGGNFTTAYFKSSTIQDLFNIDHSENDASTRMAEVLEQKDREKSMTKDSSVVQVPCLSQHVEDKMAMGALESALAAAEEDLDVQAAKTAKAEAVADLAEFDENIPLDDADKEDTQFSKAEQEVQNLVSQLTPIERYAMKFVEESEGTFSAAQLAAAERELEEQKKEWEMDRLRALREEEERRMRLADDDEKPLTFGREDAQNQVNSANNSKKLVNKKVPQGRRRRRGSRKRNSRSTRESSESETETTTESDSDSQEEDVVEDSLDEESSHTESQSQGDEEDEEEETDNRNDSERGTYPKRNNRSNKPCDQNHFDLNSPRTRSRGNVKINLWTLDVSPILPGIKAKCRGRFSKRNKLNLKKNKTTSASSLSQIKSDLNTARKSNDFEEDQDRVKTAKSVEESYKKTTLNCQDNSSNFSCQLQLDENPLKFQDKENNADVKYSELSETEICVRSEHSKSGSISNNEETSLQMYKCSVIVEKCFNSTSKILANNETIGEEVSEIKLDSCDNSVSMDDKKSAAEASEIDSRSLLIETDKSSDYIMEHRQDKLEIKDRANESTQFIGNLEENVIVNNIEQDTESNEPVISKVLAEEMIDKSNCSVLSESNSPYSSNDDKSTCPTPNSISKSTIYPYSFSSYDENVQNENSTDPVTVDNEAKNDSHIYLKESNSSLLDEHRSVDSDATFQSIDNPSSMETEDLVNESVTENSVISIDSSQKYNDEIVKTQETEDDDNLELSSTVSTLDDSLPTNETNPDASNELSNNFEKSGITKRISLESYKESSNIEFKSKSWKSDISSAPGVTTRSAKAVMLLENSMNSVDSESNTSTKYEEISSYDKKNTKQESNRTVPVSQAPIAKITLSRIYDSNNPQSFTSYRITRSSVNQSVTSSTVENSNVQKSHKRRSGTPSSDLKPFRPITRSTAINSPSRNEEQASSKAYEKPTTRSSKSSLDNNGFLNPVVFRRSRSIPPMKSTTESNELSSTAQSKTVQKKVVGSSESASGNQKHRPGTPVSTIEKVSRVTRSGQVGMLNCLKTPSTSAPVLRGSRHIRKTDASLSMKGVTSEEQKTCENNLSTDTNGNAVAEEAFSQQNEPIKLTFSSEVKEKPQRTAKVVAILTLDTRNNHNSKTNNSKNANSATSESKLSKKHSDNVPDLSSKHCVTRLSDVPVNLKNDMKHVGGSTSLSQKDGTSNVGSTYLNSNKTVNANALKTNALKSAVIALVGIDNNESDYDTSMESSRRSRKKMKRARLTSSTKSIPAEGKIGETQIVETFDNEELLIQPSKKSVRLQSPSNPPPLTSKQEVTMDKFSDSTISS from the exons TGTCACATGTAATGAGTGATAAGCAAAGTGCACCTATTTTGCCGCCCCTTTCCGGGGGTGGAGGAAATAATGGGGGAAACAATGGCGGTGCAACTCAACAAACTGTCAGTCTCCAGCAGGTTCTGGCTACAGCCCAAGGACTCAATGTACTCACCACGGGTGGTGGGCAGCAGTTTGTTATTACTTCACAAGTTTCCGGCCTTACACAG GTTGTTACAAGCAGTGCCACAACCAGTACAAATGTTCAGCAAGTTGGTGTTACAAGGATTGTTAATATTAGTAACACACCACCGCGTGTTAGTACTGTGGGAGTTCCAGGTGCAAGTGGTTCACCTCTTACATCACCTTCTCGTCAAACTCCAACTAAAGTTGTATTGGCAACCTCTCCTAAACTCGTTCGGACTTCTATGGGAAACATGTTTATTGCGCCTACTTCTCAAGTTTCAATGCAATCACCACCagcaagaaaaagattgaaacTTACAGAAAGTACAGAAAAAATAACTGCCACTGCAGATGATGCAATGGGTTATAGAAGACGTATTATGGaacataaaatgaaaaggatgagagcgataagagaaaaatatgctGAGAATGCTTCAGAgttattctttcttcatgCTGGTGGCAATATGATGGATTTTCAAGCTTGGAGAAAACGGCCACCTACATCAcagtatttacattttttaaggCAACATAGATTAGATACGGAAGACAATAATGAAGATTTATCGGTTCCATTACCATCAATACCAGAAATTTCACTACCTCCGGTTACATCTGCCTCAACTACAGTTCCTACGAACCAGAGTGCAGAAGTGAAGATTTCTGGAGTTGGTGTAACTCCGGTTGCAGTATCTACAACTTTACCTGCTGCTGTAGCTCAACTTAGTCAACAAG GAGGAACTCCAATAGTTCCAGAAATACCAAAACATACAACTCCTGCAAGTCCAGTTACCGAGAAAACACCTATCACTCCAGTTGTAACAAAAGCTCCTAGTCCTTCTAGAAGTACTTCACAACCTGTTGTTAAGCTTATGAAATTACCTACTAGTTCTGTAGTTTCAaatgatattacaaataatcaaGAACAAATTGTAGAGAAGGCAAAACAA GAAGCATACGTAATGCAAAGGATTGCAGAGTTACAACGCGAAGGATTATGGTCCGAAAGAAGATTGCCAAAAGTACAGGAGCCTGCAAGAACAAAGGCTCATTGGGATTACTTATTGGAAGAAATGGTTTGGCTAGCTGCCGATTTTGCTCAAGAACGAAAATGGAAGAAAGCTGCCGCGAAAAAATGTGCTCGTATGGttcaaaaacattttcaagaaaaagcTATACAAGCTCAAAAGGCTGAAAAGTCTCAAGAACTTAGGCTCAAGAAAATTGCTAGTTTTGttgcaaaagaaattaagactTTTTGGGCAAATGTAGAgaag ctGGTGGAGTACAAACAACAAACAaggttagaagaaaaaagaaaaaaagcattaGACCAgcatttaaatttcattgtaggacaaacagaaaaatattcaacatGGTTAACTGAAGGTCTTAATAAGACAGATGGTTCGCAAAGTATTCCAGCTTCAATAAATAGTTCACGCATTTCCTCGCCAGTACCAATTGGAAAATCTCACTCTGATg AAGAGTTTCAGCCAAATCAAAGTTcagatgatgatgaagagaCTATTGCTAAAGctgaagaagaaatgaaatcaaCTGTAGATCAAAAAGAGGAGattgaattattgaaaaaagaatcggaAATGCCTTTAGAAGATCTTTTGAAAGATCTACCGCCGAATTATCtggaagaacgaaataaaagtttatCGCCTAGCGGAAAAGAAGTTGAGGAAACG gaaaatgaaaaaactgCTGATGGAGACACTGATTTTGTCGCTGCATCGGATGAGTCTACAGATGAAGAAGATACTATATTGGAACAAGAAAAATTGGAAGAAAATACAGACCACAAACAAGAGTTGGATGATCTTAAG GCAGAGAATGAAATGTCTATTGACGAGCTTATGGCTAAATATGGTAACATGTCGAATGTACCAATGGACGTGGACGAAGATGATGCTCAAG ATTCTGATAAAGAAACGGACCAAGAAAAAACACAGGAGAACGAAGAGCAAGCGAGTAGTAGCGAGAGTGAAAGTGAAGAAAGTGATGAAGCTGGAGAAGATTCGCAAATTCATAGCGATACAGAAACAGATGTAGGCCTAAAATCTCTGCTTGAAGATCCATCTACTGAGAAATCGTGTGATAACAAg ATTTCAGAAACGGATCATGTGGACGCTCATAATGAAATGGATAATGTTGCAGCTTTAGCAGAAAGCATACAACCTAAGGGAAATACATTGCTCACTACTTGT GTCGTTACAAAAATCCCGTTTCTTCTGAAACATTCACTTCGGGAATATCAACACATCGGATTGGATTGGCTTGTTACTATGTACGATAGGAAGTTGAATGGAATTTTAGCTGACGAAATGGGTCTGGGAAAAACTATACAAACGATTGCATTATTGGCACATTTGGCTTGTGAAAAGGGTAACTGGGGTCCTCATCTTATAATAGTACCAACCTCTGTAATGCTTAATTGGGAAATGGAATGTAAAAAATGGTGTCCaggatttaaaatattaacatactATGGTACgcaaaaggagagaaaacaaaagagaacag GGTGGACAAAACCAAACgcttttcatatatgtattacatcTTATAAACTCGTCATACAAGATCATCAAagttttagaagaaaaaaatggaagtatCTTATTTTAGATGAAGCtcaaaatataaagaatttcaAGTCACAAAGAtggcaattattattaaattttcaaacgcAACG GCGATTATTACTAACAGGAACGCCtcttcaaaataatttaatggaGTTATGGTCCTTGATGCATTTTTTAATGCCAAATGTGTTTCAATCTCATAGAGAATTTAAGGAATGGTTCAGTAATCCAGTTACGGGAATGATCGAAGGAAATAGCGAGTACAACGAGAATATTATTCGTCGTCTGCACAAG GTACTGAGACCTTTTCTTCTAAGAAGATTAAAAACTGAGGTAGAGAAACAATTGCCAAAGAAGTACGAGCATGTCGTCATGTGTCGATTGTCAAAAAGGCAGAGATACTTGTACGACGACTTCATGTCTAGGGCCAA GACGAAGGAAACTTTAGCTAGTGGAAATCTATTAAGTGTTATTAACGTATTGATGCAATTACGCAAAGTCTGCAATCATCCTAACTTGTTCGAAGTCCGACCTACCGTTTCACCGTTTCAAATGGAAGcaatagaatttattacaGCTTCGTTAGTATGGAATGCCCTTGATTACGATCCATTTAAA CATGTTGATCTGTCCACATTGAATCTTTTATTGATCGACTTGGAATTTACGTTGGCAGCATTTGGAGCACATAGAATAAAGCGCTTACAAACTCCCGTAAAACTGATAGAAGAAATAGACAGTCAGTCGGACCCACCTCCTAGGTGTCCTTctggaaaaattaaaatcaatgtcAGATTGTCGAATCAAGTTAAACAGTCGTCGACTCCACAACCAGCTCAAACTAAAGTTAAAAATCTAGCTGGTATACTCCCAACTCCTAGAGTAGGCACGTCACCATTGATAAAATCTTTGAACAATCAAAGTACTCCAGGTCAAG GCGTAACATTGCGAGTCGCAGGTGGTCAACAACTGCAAGGGTATTCCGTACAGTTGGTTCAACATCAAGGCAGTGTGAAAG CTATCCCTGTTGGAACATTGGCACATAACTCACAAAGTACAACGATTACATCAACAACAGCATCTATGAATGCACAAAGGATTACAGTTGGGAATGCAAATATTCGAGATGGACTGCAAAGGTTGGCTACACAGACAGTTACAGTCAAACAAGGTGATTCCGTCCAGAGAATACCAGTACCCGGTTTTGCACAGCTGGTTCAAACCTCTACTGGTAGACATATCATTTTGACTTCAAATCAACAAAATACTAACACAG tttCATTCCCCGTAATGACGCCGAGTGGACAACGATTAACAGTTCTATCTAAATCTCTAATGGGCCTATCTACTTCTGCGACCACGGTAAACAAAGTCGTTGGAGGAGTCGTTACGACTACGAGCGGTACTAGTGGGAGACCGGTAATGAGGGTTCCACCTCTGAATGTCGCTGCGTCTCAAGGACAGTCGACTGCTGGTAACGGACAAACCGCGCATCAACAAACGTTGCGCTGTGGTATCATCACGAGGCACGCGCAAAAAGAATCTGAAAAGGCACAAGCAAAGGAACAGCCTAAATCAGAATTTCATTTG CCACAATTGGAGGAAGATCGAAAGCAAAGAAGACAAGCGAAACTTCGTTTATTGGCAAACATTAACGAAAGGCGATGCGCAGCCTGTCCTTTATACGGCGAAGATTTATTTACTGCTTTAAGAATTGGGAAACCATCCACAGCCTGTCGTTGGCACAACGGTCTTGTTCATTGCGAAACAGCAAAGATACCTATTCGTACACGGAAGCAATTTTTCTCCTGTACGGAAGCGTTAGCAGAAGCAATACGAAGTACGGAACAAATTGTCGAAGAgcttaaagaaattttcgaaag gtTCGTGGTTTACGTTCCTGCTGTACGCGCGCCAGTACCGCGCTTCCACGTCTCTCATCCACCGCCACATAAACTGTGGAGTCAGCGCCGTATGCAGATAGAACTACAACACGAATTGTCACCAAAAATGCAATTATTTCATCCGGTGACCAGTTCGATGATAACCCAATTCCCCGAGCCTAGATTAATACAATATGATTGTGGAAAATTACAGTCATTGGATCTTCTTCTTAGAAAATTGAAGTCTGAAAATCATAGAGTTCTCATTTTCACTCAAATGACGAGGATGTTGGATGTACTAGAAGCTTTTCTTAATTTCCATGGTCATATTTACTTGCGCTTAGACGGCACTACTAGAGTAGATCAACGGCAG GTTCTAATGGAAAGGTTTAACGGCGACAAacgaatattttgttttatactaTCAACGAGATCCGGTGGTGTCGGTGTAAATTTAACAGGAGCAGATAcagttatattttatgatagtGACTGGAATCCGACGATGGATGCTCAGGCACAAGATAGATGCCATAGAATAGGTCAAACGCGCGACGTACATATCTACAg ATTGGTAAGTGAAAAAACTGTagaggaaaatattttgaaaaaagcgAATCAAAAAAGATTGCTTGGGGACCTTGCTATCGAAGGTGGAAACTTTACAACAGCTTACTTTAAGAGT TCTACTATTCAAGATCTCTTTAACATCGATCATTCTGAAAACGATGCGTCTACCAGAATGGCAGAAGTACTCGAACagaaagatcgagagaaatcCATGACTAAGGATTCCTCGGTCGTACAGGTACCCTGCTTGTCTCAGCATGTCGAAGATAAAATGGCAATGGGTGCTCTTGAAAGTGCTCTTGCCGCTGCGGAAGAGGATCTTGACGTTCAAGCAGCTAAAACAGCGAAGGCTGAAGCAGTTGCAGATTTAGCAGAGTTTGACGAGAATATACCATTGGATGATGCTGACAAGGAAGATACTCAATTTAGCAAAGCGGAACAAGAAGTACAGAATTTAGTGTCCCAG TTAACACCAATCGAACGATACGCGATGAAGTTTGTGGAAGAATCCGAAGGCACGTTTTCAGCCGCACAATTGGCAGCTGCCGAACGTGAACTCGaagaacagaagaaagaatggGAAATGGATCGTTTACGTGCGCTTcgtgaagaagaggaaagacgGATGCGACTGgctgacgacgacgagaaaccCCTGACGTTTGGACGTGAGGACGCGCAGAATCAGGTTAATAGTGCtaataattcaaagaaattaGTTAATAAGAAAGTTCCGCAaggtaggaggaggaggagaggctcgcgtaaaagaaatagtagaaGTACTCGAGAATCTTCTGAGAGCGAAACAGAAACTACGACAGAATCTGATTCGGATTCTCAGGAGGAAGATGTTGTAGAGGATAGTCTCGATGAGGAATCCAGTCATACGGAAAGTCAAAGTCAAGgtgacgaagaggacgaagaggaggagactGATAATCGAAACGATTCGGAACGAGGGACTTATCCTAAACGTAATAATCGTTCGAACAAACCGTGCGATCAGAATCATTTTGATTTGAACAGTCCGCGAACTAGATCTAGGGGGAACGTAAAGATTAATTTATGGACTCTCGACGTAAGTCCGATTCTTCCTGGGATTAAAGCAAAATGCCGAGGTAGATTTAGCAAAAGAAATAAGCTTAATCTTAAAAAGAACAAGACCACCTCTGCTTCCTCTTTGTCACAGATTAAAAGTGATTTGAATACGGCTAGAAAATCAAATGATTTCGAGGAAGATCAGGATAGAGTAAAAACAGCCAAGTCTGTCGAGGAGAGTTATAAAAAGACTACGTTGAATTGTCAAGAtaattcttcgaatttttcatGTCAATTGCAACTGGATGAAAATCCATTGAAATTTcaagataaagagaataacGCAGACGTGAAGTATTCCGAATTGTCGGAAACCGAAATATGCGTTCGATCTGAACATTCTAAATCAGGGTCTATATCgaataacgaagaaacgagTTTGCAGATGTATAAATGTAGTGTGATTGtcgaaaaatgttttaattcaACGTCGAAGATACTTGCTAATAACGAAACTATAGGCGAAGAAGTTTctgaaattaaattagattCGTGTGATAATTCGGTTAGTatggatgataaaaaaagtgCGGCGGAGGCTTCCGAAATAGATTCTAGATCTTTGTTGATCGAAACCGATAAGTCTTCCGATTATATCATGGAACATAGGCAAGATAAATTAGAGATTAAAGATCGCGCTAACGAGAGTACTCAATTTATCGGAAACCTAGAGGAGAACGtgattgtaaataatatagaacaAGATACGGAATCCAATGAGCCAGTAATTTCTAAAGTTTTAGCGGAAGAAATGATTGATAAATCAAATTGTTCTGTATTATCGGAATCAAATTCTCCGTATTCGAGCAACGATGATAAATCGACGTGTCCAACGCCTAACTCTATTTCAAAATCTACCATATATCCATATTCGTTTTCCTCGTACGATGAGAATGTACAAAATGAAAACAGTACCGACCCTGTGACCGTAGATAACGAAGCTAAAAACGATTCTCATATCTATTTAAAGGAATCCAATTCGTCTTTACTGGATGAACACAGAAGTGTCGACTCGGACGCAACGTTTCAAAGTATCGATAATCCCTCTTCGATGGAGACCGAAGATTTGGTGAATGAATCCGTTACAGAGAATTCTGTGATATCAATTGATTCTagtcaaaaatataatgatgagATCGTCAAGACTCAGGAAACTGAAGACGACGATAATCTAGAACTGTCTTCTACCGTTAGTACGTTAGACGATTCCCTTCCGACGAATGAAACAAACCCAGACGCAAGCAATGAATTGTCCAATAACTTTGAAAAGTCGGGGATAACTAAGAGAATAAGTTTGGAATCTTATAAAGAGAGCTcaaatatcgaatttaaatcTAAATCATGGAAATCTGATATATCTAGTGCTCCAGGAGTAACGACGCGTAGCGCGAAAGCTGTAATGTTGTTAGAAAATTCTATGAACAGTGTTGACTCGGAATCCAATACGAGTACGAAATACGAGGAAATTTCATCGTATGATAAAAAGAACACGAAACAAGAAAGTAATCGTACTGTCCCCGTTTCCCAAGCTCCAATTGCAAAGATAACTCTGTCTCGAATCTATGATAGTAATAATCCACAGTCTTTCACGAGTTACAGAATCACAAGATCTTCTGTGAATCAATCAGTGACGTCGTCGACGGTAGAAAATTCGAATGTGCAAAAATCTCATAAACGTCGATCAGGTACGCCATCGTCGGATTTAAAGCCATTTAGGCCGATCACTAGATCTACCGCGATAAATTCACCGAGTAGAAACGAGGAGCAAGCTAGTAGCAAAGCTTATGAGAAACCAACGACGCGTAGCTCGAAATCATCTCTGGATAATAATGGCTTTTTGAATCCTGTAGTGTTCCGAAGGAGTAGATCCATACCACCGATGAAATCGACCACGGAGAGCAACGAATTGTCGTCTACTGCACAAAGTAAAACTGTTCAAAAGAAAGTAGTTGGTAGTAGTGAGAGTGCTAGTGGTAATCAGAAGCATCGACCAGGCACACCTGTGTCTACTATCGAAAAAGTATCCCGGGTGACTCGTTCTGGACAAGTCGGCATGTTGAATTGCTTGAAGACACCTTCCACGTCAGCGCCGGTGCTAAGGGGTAGCAGACACATTCGAAAAACGGATGCATCGTTGTCGATGAAAGGAGTAACCTCGGAGGAGCAGAAAACGTGTGAGAACAATCTAAGCACGGATACTAATGGTAATGCGGTCGCCGAAGAAGCATTTTCGCAGCAGAACGAACCGATCAAGTTGACCTTCTCTTCCGAAGTCAAGGAAAAACCTCAACGAACCGCCAAAGTCGTAGCCATTCTTACGCTCGATACGAGAAACAATCATAATTCGAAAACGAATAATAGCAAGAACGCGAATTCTGCGACGAGCGAATCGAAATTGTCGAAGAAACATTCCGACAACGTTCCTGATTTGTCGAGCAAGCATTGCGTGACACGATTGTCGGATGTTCCTGTGAATTTGAAGAACGACATGAAACATGTTGGTGGGTCGACGTCTCTGTCGCAAAAAGACGGGACGTCTAACGTGGGCAGTACTTATTTGAATTCTAACAAAACTGTTAACGCAAATGCATTAAAGACTAACGCGTTGAAATCGGCTGTGATCGCCTTAGTCGGTATAGACAACAACGAGTCCGATTACGATACATCGATGGAATCCTCGAGAAGGTcaaggaaaaagatgaaacgtGCGCGCTTGACCTCCTCGACCAAGTCGATCCCCGCAGAAGGTAAAATTGGAGAAACTCAAATAGTAGAGACTTTCGACAACGAGGAACTACTGATTCAGCCATCGAAGAAATCCGTTCGATTGCAGTCTCCTTCTAATCCTCCCCCTCTTACCTCTAAACAAGAGGTGACAATGGATAAGTTCAGCGATAGTACGATATCGTCTTGA